In Miscanthus floridulus cultivar M001 chromosome 5, ASM1932011v1, whole genome shotgun sequence, one genomic interval encodes:
- the LOC136452571 gene encoding uncharacterized protein, whose amino-acid sequence MAFVPVCVQCGTRSNPCRCKVVGPTLGFVAFVVAGVIEWPLGAAVYLFRHRKGRRIMAHPATAVYPRVTRAIPI is encoded by the coding sequence ATGGCATTCGTGCCGGTGTGCGTACAGTGCGGGACGCGGAGCAACCCGTGCCGGTGCAAGGTGGTCGGGCCGACGCTGGGGTTCGTGGCGTTCGTGGTGGCCGGGGTCATCGAGTGGCCGCTGGGGGCCGCCGTGTACCTGTTCCGCCACCGCAAGGGACGCCGCATCATGGCGCACCCAGCCACCGCCGTGTACCCGCGCGTCACCAGGGCCATCCCAATCTAA